The following nucleotide sequence is from Sphingomonas swuensis.
CCGACCGCGAGTTCGAGCGAGTCGAGGCTGCAATGCGCTCCGTTGATGGTCGGCACGCCGGGGATGTCGGCACCGGCGGCGGGAACGGCGATCAGCGGCAGCCCGAACTCGAAGGCCGCCTCGGCCTCTCGCGGATCGGTGACCATCGCGAGCGGGCCGTCCCAAACCGCCGAGAGACTGCGCGGGTCGCCCACCGCGACGAAGGCGGGAAGGCCGAGCGCACGCCGCGCGTCCCAGCATTTGGCGACGATCTCGGGCCCGATCCCGGCCGGATCCCCGAGCGATACGGCAAGCGGAGTAAGGGGCGGGCTCATCGAACCCGCCCTAGCCTCGCGGCTGCACTCCTGTCACGCCTAGCGGTAATCGATCACCGCATCGCGGCGAAGGTCGCGCAGGTAGCGGCGGGCGCGCAGGTTGACGCGTTCCTCCTGAAGCTGGGCGAAGACCGCGTCGGGATTGGGCGCGTTGGCGGTCTGATCCTCGTCGCGGCCGCAGATCACGAGCACCCGGACGCCGTCCTCGATGCTCCCGAACGGGCGGGTCGCCTGGCCGACCTGCATCGGCAGCATCATGTCCTGGAGCGCGGGCGGAAGCTCGCGCAGCTTGACCTGGTCCGACTGGACGACGTCGGCCTTGAAGTCGGCCGCGAGCTTGTCGGCACCGCCGCAACCGCCGACGTTCTGGGTCGCAGCGGCGAACCGCTGCAGGGTCGACTCCGCCGAGGCCGAGGTGGTGCCCTTCGGGAAGCTGATCGAGACCTGCTTCAGCGCCAGGACGGCGTTGCGCGGATCGGCGGTCAGCACCTTGCGGGTGTCCTGGACGGCGAGGATCGAGAAGCCGCCGGGGATGGCGATCGGCTGGGAAAGCTGGCCCGGACCCATCGCGCGGACGGTCATGGCGAGCTGCTCGGGGAGCTGCTCGGGACGGATCCAGCCGAGGTCGCCGCCGACCGCGGCGGTCGAGGCTTCCGAATATTGGCGAGCGTAGCCGGCGAAGCTCGCGCCCTGCTTCAGCGCCGCGACGATCTGCTGCGCATTGGCGGCGACCTGCTGGCTGTTCGCCGGGCTCGAGGCGAGGAAGATCTCGCCGATGCGATACTCCTGCGTGCCCTTGGCGGCGTTGAGGCGGTCGATCACGGCCTTCACTTCGTCGTCACCGACGCTGATCTGGCTCTCGATCTTCTGGCGCTGGAGACGCGACCAGGCGATCTCGCCCTCGATCTGGCGGCGGATCGAGCGGATCGAGCTGCCGTTCGCCTTGAGGTAGGCGGCGAGCTGGTCGGGGTTCTGCTTCACGTTCTGCGCGACGCGGGCGAGGGTGCGGTCGATGTCCTGCTGGCTGACCGTGATCTCGGCCTGCTTGGCGGCCTGGATCTGCAGCGTCTCGTCGATGAGGTTGCGGAGCACCTGGACGCGCAGACGCTCTTCCTCCTCGGCCGGGATCGGCGAGTTGTTGGCGATTGCGAGCAGGGCGAGGCGCTGGTCGATGTCGGTCTGGGTGATGACCACGCCGTTGACGATGGCGCTGGCCTTGACGACCGAGGGGATCGGCTTGCCGTAGACGGTCACGGTCTCGGGCAGGTTGAGGCCCGCGGCACTCGACCGGCCGGGCGCCGGAGCCGGCGCGGTCTGGGCAATGGCGGCACCCGCGAGTCCGACCACCGCAGCAGCCGTAAGCACCTTCAAGTTGCGACCCATATGGTCCTTCAATCCCTTGTTATCGAAGCGATAAACGCCGCCATGGACAGTCCCCGCTGAACCGGCGATGAGCGCTCTTTAGCGGCTCAGCCCCTTGAGGGACAGGCG
It contains:
- a CDS encoding peptidylprolyl isomerase codes for the protein MGRNLKVLTAAAVVGLAGAAIAQTAPAPAPGRSSAAGLNLPETVTVYGKPIPSVVKASAIVNGVVITQTDIDQRLALLAIANNSPIPAEEEERLRVQVLRNLIDETLQIQAAKQAEITVSQQDIDRTLARVAQNVKQNPDQLAAYLKANGSSIRSIRRQIEGEIAWSRLQRQKIESQISVGDDEVKAVIDRLNAAKGTQEYRIGEIFLASSPANSQQVAANAQQIVAALKQGASFAGYARQYSEASTAAVGGDLGWIRPEQLPEQLAMTVRAMGPGQLSQPIAIPGGFSILAVQDTRKVLTADPRNAVLALKQVSISFPKGTTSASAESTLQRFAAATQNVGGCGGADKLAADFKADVVQSDQVKLRELPPALQDMMLPMQVGQATRPFGSIEDGVRVLVICGRDEDQTANAPNPDAVFAQLQEERVNLRARRYLRDLRRDAVIDYR